GCATGAGCACGTCGAGGAAGACGGCGTCGGGCTGATGCGCGAGCACGCGCTCGACGGCTTCGAGGCCGTCCCGCGCCTCGACGATCTCGTGACCGAACGACCCGATGGCGAGCGCCAGGAGGCGTCGGACGGCGTCGTCGTCGTCCGCGATCACGATTTTCCAGTGCGACATCGGCCTACATTAAGCGAATGCGTCGGTTTTGTCGATTAGGATGCAAAGATCCGTCGCCGCGCGAAGAAGAGCCCCAGGCCAGCGGCCCCGGCGGCGATGATCCCGTAGCCGACCAGGCGGGCACGCCGCGTGCGGGCCATGTGACCGAGGTCGATCGGCGTCGCGGTCGAGAAGGTGAGCCGGTACGGGTCGAGGGTTGGATGGAGGTGCCGGAGCTTCTGCAGGACCTGGGACGACGAGCCGGCGTCGTCGCTCGCGATGAACTCCCAGGGCCCCATGTGGCGCGGCAGCCGGTCGCCCACCTTCAGGCGGGCGAGCTTGTTGAACTTCTTCGAGTAGTAATAGCCGTGCTGCTCGACGGGATCGCTGTGCAGATCCGGATAGTGACGGCCCATCGTCGCCCTTCCCGAGTTCGCTTCTCTCCGAGGACGGTCTTCACCCCGCGGCCCCCGGGCCAGGGGGTCGGCGCCCCCCGAAATGGAGGGATGCCGGACGGTGTCGCCCATGCCACGCTTGTCCGAGGGAGGATTGCGCATGAAGAGACTGGCGGCATTGGGTGCGACGATCGGGTCCGCGGCGCTGCTCGCCGGGTGCATGCACGCCCACGAGGGGCCGACGATCAAAGAAGAGTGGTTGGCCAGGGTTCCCCCCGCCCGGATGGCTCCCGTGGAGGAGTCCCGGTCATCGATGCGCTCGGCGATGGACGAGCACAACCGCGCCTCGGCCGCGCTGACCGACGCCAAGAACCAGGCCGACGTCGCGAGGGCGGAGCGCGACACCGCCGACTCACGGGTGGCCGCTGCCGAGGCCGAGGTGAGGGCCGCGAAGGACACGGGCGAGGGGTCCCGGCTCAAGAGGTCCCACGCCGTTCTCGACCAGGCGAAGGAGGCGAAGAAGGTCGCCGACGCCAAGGTCGATCTGGCGGACGCCAACGTGAAGACCGCCTCCACCAAGAACGACCTCGCCAAGGCGCGGGTGGCGACGAAGCAGGCCGAGGTCAACCAGGCCGAGTATCAGGTGCTCGCACAGAACGGCGACACGCGGGTGAAGAACATGAGGCCCGCCGAGTTCGAGGCGGCGATCTCGTCGCGGAAGGCCAACGAGTCCAAGCTCGAGGCGCAGCTCGCGAACGATCAGCAGGCGGCGGCCTCGGCGCGGAAGAAGTGGAACGACGAGCGCGCGAAGCTGCAGGCCTCGAAGCCGGCGACGCCTCCCGCGGGTTGATTCGAAGGGTCCGAACCGGGCCGCCGATGGCGGCCCGCCGGGACCTCGAGCCACGCTGCGTCAGCAGGTCGCGTGGATCGTGCGCAGGGCCTCCACCCGGGTTTCCTGTCGGCGCCAGGCGCCGGCGGGAAGCCCGGCTTTTCTGCAGGCGTAGGCGAGGCAGGTCTGGGCGCTCCACTCCTTGGCGAGGGCCACGTCCGGAAGGAGCGTCGCGGTGCGAATTCCCTGTGCGATCCGCAGCGCATCCACGCGGGGATCGATCTCCTCGACCTCGCGGATCGGGCGCGGCGGTCCCATGAGGAGCCAGAGCTCCAGGTCCACGTCGGCGAGCTCATCCGCGCGCACGGGCGGGTTGCGGGGATCGTCGGTCGCCGCGTCGCGGATCAGCGCCGGGAGCAGATCGTCGGGAGCGCCTGTCAGGTTGGTGGTTCCCACCGCGCCTCGGACCTCGCCGCTCCCTCGCTCCCGAACGATCACGAAGAGGCCGGCGGCACCCTCGATCGGGGCGAGGTCGGCGGTGGGAAGCTCGGGCGCCGCGCCGTTCACGAGCGCCTCGAGGTAGGTGCGGGATCGCGAGCAGAGCTCGGCGAGGATCTTCTCTTCCGTCATGGCAACTCGATCCCGAGCTCGGCGAGCTCACGGGTGACGATCCCGGCCCACCCCTGGTTGGCCTTGGGGCTGGCGGGGCTCGGGTGGAGGATCCGCCCGACTTTCACCTCGAGGCCGGCGAGGGCCTCCCGGGCACGGTCCTCGGCGAAGCCGCCGATCCCGATCACCCAGCGGGGGCGCATCCTCTCCACCGTCTCGCGCAGGGCCTCGTCGCAGACGGCGAAGAGCGGCTCGCGCTCGGCTCGAGGCAGCTTGTCCGGGGTGACGTTGCGGCCGGAGGCCTCCATGAAGACCAGCGGGCAGTAGTTGATCACGAAGAAGCGCGCGAAGAAGCGCTCCGGCGTGCCGAAGGTCTCCTTGGCCCAGCCCCAGACCCGCGCGCCGCTCACCTCCGAGCGATGGCACGCGAAGCCCTGGATCGGCCGGTTGGGATTCTCCTCCGAAGGCCTGCCGACCTCGCCCTCGATCCCGAGCCAGGTGCGGACGTGGTGGACTTCGCCGAAGGGCACGCCGGTCTGGGCCATCCCGAAGGGGCCGGGGTTCATCCCGAGGAGGAGGATCTCGCGCGTCCCGCGTCCGTACCGATCCACGTATTCGTCGAACGCCGCCCGCGCGTATTCGAGCGGGTCGTAGACGTGGGTGACCGGGGGGCCGAAGCGCAAGGGGCGCAGGGCATCGATCAGTCTGTCGGTGGAGCTCCGGGCGGACATCGGCGGCAAGGTACGCGATTTTCCGCCGGGGAGGGGAGTGCATCTAGGGTTCTACGACGCCGGCACGGCCAGGCCGCTCTCCGGGCGGATCTCGAACCGCCCGATCAGCGGCGTGTGGTCGGAGAGGCCCTGGAACGGCCCCTCTCCGAACGGGAGTGTGCCGTCGAGGTCGAGCCAGTGGATCCGTCGATCCGAGAAGAGGTGGTCGAGGTGCATCCGCAGCTTCATGAAACCAGCGGTCGGGAACCTCCGGGGATGCTCGAGGTCGATCTGCCCGAGCTCGAGCTGGGGCGCTACGAAGCCGGCATGCTCGCAGAGGAAGCGGAAGACGGGTGAGCCGGGGAGCGAGTTGAAGTCGCCGCAGATGAGGAAGGGCTCGTCGCCCGCCTTCTCCCGGACGAAGTCGACGAGCCGGTTGGCCTCGGCGAGCTGGTTCACGCCGTAGCCCATCTTCAGCTTCACGGACCAGTACTCCCGGGCGAAGGGGCTGGGCAGGCTGAGGTGGGTGTTGAAGAGGTGGAAGCCGCGGCCCGCCGCGTCCTCCAGCCGGATGTGCGCGCAGATCCGGCTCTGCTTGCGGTCCTTCCAGGCGGCCACCTGGTAGTGCGTGATCCCCTGCGGCGCCTCGGCGTTGTGCTGCTCGATTCGCAGGGTCCGCTTGTTCACGAGAACGGCGAGGCCCGTGGTGTAGAGCGAGATCTCCCCCAGGCGGTAGTTGTGCGCCCGGAAGTACAAGGCCTCGAACGGCAGCTCCATGCCGCGGAGGGCGTAGGCCTGCCGCAGGTTCGACATGAACGACTCGAGCTGGGTCTCCTGGGGGTGGAGCCGGGGCCTGCCGAGGTTGCTCCGCACCGAGCTGGTCTCGACCTCCTGGAGGCAGATCGCGTCCGGCACGGGATCGAGGCCAGCGATGGCCTTGGCGATCTCCCGCTTCCCGGCGCGCGTGCTCGCGAGGCCGCGGACCGCGTGGCCGAAGTAGCGGACGTTGTAGCTGACGATTCGAAGTGGACTCGTCATGGATACCCGCGACGCGCCTCCCGGCGGTCGTGACACGGGATCGTCGCGCGGCCGGAGACGCTCGAGACGAATCTAACGCAGGACCGACAGACCGCCACCGGAGGGGGACGCTTTCTCCGTCGAGGCGGGTTTTGCTTCTTGCCCTCCCCGAGGCGGGGAGGAGAGAACGAGACCATGCAGGAACTCTTCGAAGCAATCCGGGAAGAATGTTCGGCCGCCACCTGGTCGAGGGGCGTGGAGCTCGCCCGATCGGGGAGCGTGCTGGGGGAAAGAGCCTCCCCCAAGCAGGTCACGTGCCGCGTGTCCTCCGCCAACGAGCCGGTGAGCCGCACCGTGGTCCTGGACATCGAGGGGACGGAGTGGTCCTGCGACTGCACGGGGCGCGACGCCGTCTGCGTCCACGTGGCCGCCGCGGCGATCGCCCTGCGGCAGGCCCGGAAGGCGGGCGCGAGCCTGCCGGTCGCCAAGATCGAGGCGGCCACCGTGGGCTACCGCTTCCAGCGCTCTTCCGCCGGCCTGGTGCTCGACCGCGTCCTCGTCCGAGGCGGGCGCGAGGAGCCGCTCCAGACCACGCTCTCCGCCCTCACCTCCGGGCGCATCGCCGGTCCGCCGCTGATGCCGACCGCCGCGGACCTCGAGGTGGACGTGGCGCTGGGCAGCAAGCGCCACGGCTGGTTCTCGCGGGAGGTGCTCGGTCCCGTCTTCGACAAGCTCGACGACGCCGCCGACGTGCGCCTCGACAGCGAGACGATTCGGCTCTCGCGGGAGCGCGCGGGCGTTCGCGGAAAGGTGGAGGATCAGGCCGACGGCTTCCGGCTCTCGATCG
The Vulgatibacter incomptus DNA segment above includes these coding regions:
- a CDS encoding endonuclease/exonuclease/phosphatase family protein; translated protein: MTSPLRIVSYNVRYFGHAVRGLASTRAGKREIAKAIAGLDPVPDAICLQEVETSSVRSNLGRPRLHPQETQLESFMSNLRQAYALRGMELPFEALYFRAHNYRLGEISLYTTGLAVLVNKRTLRIEQHNAEAPQGITHYQVAAWKDRKQSRICAHIRLEDAAGRGFHLFNTHLSLPSPFAREYWSVKLKMGYGVNQLAEANRLVDFVREKAGDEPFLICGDFNSLPGSPVFRFLCEHAGFVAPQLELGQIDLEHPRRFPTAGFMKLRMHLDHLFSDRRIHWLDLDGTLPFGEGPFQGLSDHTPLIGRFEIRPESGLAVPAS
- a CDS encoding uracil-DNA glycosylase family protein; protein product: MSARSSTDRLIDALRPLRFGPPVTHVYDPLEYARAAFDEYVDRYGRGTREILLLGMNPGPFGMAQTGVPFGEVHHVRTWLGIEGEVGRPSEENPNRPIQGFACHRSEVSGARVWGWAKETFGTPERFFARFFVINYCPLVFMEASGRNVTPDKLPRAEREPLFAVCDEALRETVERMRPRWVIGIGGFAEDRAREALAGLEVKVGRILHPSPASPKANQGWAGIVTRELAELGIELP
- a CDS encoding AMMECR1 domain-containing protein: MTEEKILAELCSRSRTYLEALVNGAAPELPTADLAPIEGAAGLFVIVRERGSGEVRGAVGTTNLTGAPDDLLPALIRDAATDDPRNPPVRADELADVDLELWLLMGPPRPIREVEEIDPRVDALRIAQGIRTATLLPDVALAKEWSAQTCLAYACRKAGLPAGAWRRQETRVEALRTIHATC